A region from the Mucilaginibacter sp. CSA2-8R genome encodes:
- a CDS encoding TSUP family transporter, with product MTSLPKNSELTPVNVSEKPEGNQLFPVFLKLNHLHTVLIGAGNVGLEKLTALLNNSQAATVTIVAESILPEVYDFVATYPKVTLVQKSFTEDDLNDADLVVAATANNVLNERIRQAAHARKLLINVADKPDLCDFYLGSIVKKGDLKLAISTNGKSPTAAKRLKQVLAEALPEELDTTLQQLSALRNTLTGDFAGKVKALNKATAVLIEPKPVNKKNFKWLIWLTIIASLGIAITALWYNEPSFRSYVEGVDKIFYYFLGAGFVFAMIDGAIGMSYGVTSTAFSLSMGITPAAASMAVHLSEIMSNGIAGWMHYRMGNINWKLFKLLIIPGILGALTGAYLVSSLEHYTMYTKPLVSVYTLILGSVILSKAFKTANRKAGDKKIKQIPLLGLGGGFIDAVGGGGWGSIVLSSLIAGGRHPRFSLGTVKLTRFFIAMIGSLTFLIMLNKAPWSAITGLMIGSALAAPIAARISNRISVKVIMIAVGIIVILVSLKSIYGFAIKLI from the coding sequence ATGACATCCTTGCCCAAGAATAGCGAGCTTACCCCGGTTAATGTTTCAGAAAAGCCCGAAGGCAATCAGCTGTTCCCGGTTTTTCTGAAGCTTAACCATTTACATACGGTGTTAATTGGTGCAGGCAACGTAGGGCTCGAAAAGCTCACCGCCCTGCTCAACAACAGCCAGGCGGCTACTGTAACTATAGTTGCCGAAAGCATCCTGCCCGAGGTTTACGACTTTGTAGCGACCTACCCTAAAGTAACGCTGGTACAGAAATCGTTTACCGAGGATGACCTGAATGATGCCGACCTGGTGGTTGCGGCTACAGCCAACAATGTACTGAACGAACGCATCAGGCAGGCGGCTCACGCCCGCAAGCTGCTCATCAACGTAGCCGACAAGCCCGATCTGTGCGATTTTTATCTGGGCTCTATCGTCAAAAAAGGGGATCTTAAACTGGCCATCTCTACCAACGGCAAATCGCCAACGGCAGCCAAGCGACTGAAACAGGTACTGGCCGAGGCCCTGCCCGAGGAATTAGACACCACACTGCAACAACTAAGTGCCTTACGCAATACTTTAACCGGAGATTTTGCAGGTAAGGTAAAAGCCTTAAATAAGGCTACTGCCGTTTTAATAGAACCTAAACCGGTTAATAAAAAAAATTTCAAGTGGTTAATTTGGCTCACCATCATAGCCTCATTAGGTATTGCCATAACAGCACTCTGGTATAATGAGCCTTCTTTTAGGTCTTATGTAGAGGGTGTAGACAAAATCTTTTACTACTTTTTAGGAGCAGGCTTTGTATTTGCCATGATTGACGGCGCCATTGGTATGTCATACGGCGTTACGTCAACGGCATTTTCATTGTCTATGGGCATTACTCCGGCGGCAGCAAGCATGGCCGTGCATTTATCCGAAATTATGAGTAACGGCATTGCCGGTTGGATGCATTACCGCATGGGTAACATCAACTGGAAGCTGTTTAAACTGCTTATCATTCCGGGTATATTAGGCGCACTCACAGGTGCTTACCTGGTATCATCATTAGAACATTATACCATGTATACCAAGCCGCTGGTATCGGTGTATACCTTAATTTTAGGCTCGGTAATATTATCCAAAGCTTTTAAAACGGCTAACCGAAAAGCGGGTGATAAAAAGATTAAACAAATTCCGCTGCTGGGTTTAGGCGGCGGGTTTATTGATGCGGTTGGCGGTGGCGGCTGGGGCTCCATCGTTCTTTCATCTCTTATTGCCGGCGGCCGCCACCCTCGTTTTTCTTTAGGCACCGTTAAGCTAACCCGTTTTTTTATAGCGATGATTGGGTCGCTCACTTTTTTAATTATGCTTAACAAGGCTCCATGGAGTGCTATTACCGGTTTAATGATCGGCAGTGCATTGGCAGCCCCCATTGCGGCACGCATATCCAACCGTATATCGGTTAAGGTGATTATGATAGCCGTAGGCATTATTGTTATATTAGTAAGCCTTAAAAGTATTTACGGCTTCGCTATTAAGCTCATTTAA
- the cobA gene encoding uroporphyrinogen-III C-methyltransferase has translation MIITTQTNTAFKEPKITLVGAGPGDAELITIKGMKALQTADVVLYDALVNEDLLSFAPAHAHKVYVGKRSGEHSYSQEAVNKLMIDYAINYGHVVRLKGGDPFVFGRGYEELDFAASYSIPAQVIPGISSSIGVPGLQQIPVTHRGLSESFWVVTGTTADGNISRDLHQAAKTKATVVVLMGLHKLAEIAAVFKAEGKHRLPVALIQSGTTANEKVVIGIVDTIVELAEENKIQAPAMMVFGDVVSLHPKFQPIREFYDILAQE, from the coding sequence ATGATTATTACCACGCAAACAAATACAGCTTTTAAAGAACCCAAAATAACTTTAGTAGGTGCAGGCCCCGGCGATGCCGAACTGATTACCATTAAAGGCATGAAAGCCCTTCAAACGGCCGACGTGGTTTTATACGATGCCCTGGTGAACGAAGATTTGCTGAGCTTTGCACCTGCACATGCACACAAAGTATACGTAGGTAAACGCTCGGGCGAACACTCGTACTCGCAAGAGGCCGTAAATAAACTAATGATCGACTACGCCATTAACTACGGCCATGTAGTCAGGTTAAAGGGCGGCGATCCGTTTGTGTTTGGACGTGGTTACGAAGAGCTGGACTTTGCAGCGTCTTACAGCATCCCGGCCCAGGTGATTCCCGGTATTTCCAGTTCTATCGGTGTTCCGGGTTTGCAACAAATTCCGGTTACCCACCGTGGGCTTAGCGAAAGTTTTTGGGTAGTTACCGGTACTACGGCCGATGGTAACATCTCTCGCGATTTACACCAGGCCGCAAAAACCAAGGCAACCGTAGTTGTTTTGATGGGCTTGCATAAGCTGGCCGAAATAGCCGCGGTGTTTAAAGCCGAAGGCAAACACCGCCTGCCGGTAGCGCTGATACAAAGCGGCACTACCGCTAACGAAAAAGTGGTGATAGGCATTGTGGATACGATAGTAGAACTGGCCGAAGAAAACAAGATACAGGCACCAGCTATGATGGTGTTTGGCGACGTGGTTTCTCTGCACCCCAAGTTTCAACCTATTCGCGAGTTTTATGACATCCTTGCCCAAGAATAG
- a CDS encoding nitrite reductase has protein sequence MQSFRTELENPVVEKDIIDLEKKIRAFREGKIHEEKFRSLRLARGVYGQRQPGVQMVRIKLPFGKVTFKQLLRIADIADEYGSGNLHLTTRQDIQIHYVSLDRTPELWAQLEQDDITLREACGNTVRNVTSSPASGIDPQEPFDVSPYAHATFEYFLRNPICQEMGRKFKISFSSSEADTAFSYIHDLGFIPKLHNDNERGFKVLMAGGLGAQPALAHAVKEFLPEDELIPYIESVIRVFDRYGERNNRNKARLKFLVQKIGLDEFLNLVEQETIATKVKTYTINRDAVPQPAAPEALSVPAIDIINPLKYEQWLATNVFEQKQKGFYGVYVKVPVGDIHTPEARQLADSLRGLVADEIRITQNQGLLLKYARKETLPAIYNALAALHLAEPGFDSVADVTTCPGTDTCNLGISNSMTLSKVLEDVIYNEYEDLIYNRDIKIKISGCMNSCGQHGLAHIGFHGSSLKADKRVLPSVQVLLGGGTVGNGVGRAADKVIKVPAKRATHVLRSVLNDYQANTTEQENFHAYYDRQGKDYFYQLLKPLADLTNLTEEEFVDWGHEETFATAIGVGECAGVMIDLVATLLFEAEEKASWARDAYNESRWADAIYHSYNTLISTAKALLLDKGVNSSTQIGVIKEFDNHFVSTGLVKLPVSFNDLVLQINQNEPSEAFATAYLQSAEEFLTEMKAAREALKA, from the coding sequence ATGCAAAGTTTCAGAACCGAACTGGAAAACCCGGTAGTTGAAAAAGACATTATCGATCTTGAAAAAAAGATAAGGGCTTTTCGCGAAGGTAAAATACACGAAGAAAAATTCAGAAGCCTGCGGTTGGCCCGCGGGGTTTACGGCCAAAGGCAGCCGGGGGTACAAATGGTACGCATCAAACTCCCTTTTGGTAAGGTAACTTTTAAACAGTTGCTGCGCATTGCCGATATTGCCGACGAGTACGGCAGCGGCAACCTGCACTTAACTACCCGCCAGGATATACAGATACATTATGTAAGCCTTGACCGTACCCCAGAGCTATGGGCACAACTGGAGCAGGATGATATTACCCTGCGCGAAGCTTGCGGCAACACAGTGCGTAACGTAACCTCGTCCCCTGCTTCGGGCATTGACCCGCAAGAACCGTTTGATGTATCGCCTTACGCACATGCTACATTCGAATACTTTTTACGTAACCCTATCTGTCAGGAGATGGGCCGTAAATTTAAAATATCATTCTCCAGCAGCGAGGCTGATACGGCTTTCAGTTATATTCACGATTTAGGTTTCATTCCTAAACTGCACAACGACAATGAGCGCGGATTTAAGGTATTAATGGCCGGAGGATTAGGCGCACAGCCTGCCTTGGCACATGCCGTAAAAGAGTTTTTACCCGAGGATGAGTTGATTCCTTACATCGAGTCGGTAATCAGGGTATTTGACCGTTATGGCGAACGCAATAACCGCAACAAGGCCCGCTTAAAGTTTTTGGTGCAAAAAATTGGTTTGGATGAATTTTTAAACCTGGTGGAACAGGAAACTATTGCCACCAAAGTAAAAACTTACACCATTAACCGCGATGCCGTACCGCAACCTGCGGCACCCGAAGCTTTGAGTGTACCTGCTATTGATATTATCAATCCACTCAAATACGAGCAGTGGCTTGCTACCAACGTTTTTGAGCAAAAGCAGAAAGGCTTTTACGGCGTATATGTAAAAGTGCCGGTAGGCGATATCCATACCCCTGAGGCCCGCCAACTGGCAGACAGCTTACGCGGCCTGGTAGCCGATGAAATACGCATCACGCAAAACCAAGGCCTGTTGTTAAAGTATGCCCGTAAAGAAACTTTACCTGCAATATACAATGCCTTAGCTGCTTTACATTTAGCCGAGCCCGGCTTTGATAGTGTGGCCGATGTAACCACCTGCCCAGGCACAGATACCTGTAATTTAGGCATCTCCAACAGTATGACGTTATCTAAAGTGCTGGAAGATGTGATTTATAACGAATACGAAGACCTGATTTATAACCGCGACATCAAAATTAAAATCAGTGGCTGTATGAATTCGTGCGGGCAGCATGGGTTGGCGCACATCGGCTTTCATGGCAGTTCATTAAAAGCTGATAAGCGGGTGTTACCATCAGTACAGGTTTTGTTAGGTGGCGGCACGGTAGGCAACGGTGTTGGCCGCGCGGCCGACAAGGTAATTAAGGTACCTGCCAAACGTGCTACCCATGTTTTGCGGTCAGTATTAAACGACTACCAGGCTAATACCACTGAGCAGGAAAATTTCCATGCGTATTATGACCGCCAGGGTAAAGATTATTTTTACCAGTTACTCAAACCTCTAGCCGATTTAACTAACTTAACCGAAGAAGAGTTTGTTGACTGGGGCCACGAAGAAACTTTTGCTACCGCTATTGGCGTTGGCGAATGTGCCGGTGTGATGATCGACCTGGTGGCTACCCTGCTTTTTGAAGCTGAAGAAAAAGCCAGCTGGGCCAGAGATGCTTATAACGAAAGCCGCTGGGCAGATGCCATTTATCATAGCTATAATACATTGATCAGCACGGCGAAGGCCCTACTGCTGGATAAAGGCGTTAACAGCAGCACTCAAATAGGCGTTATTAAAGAGTTTGACAACCACTTTGTGAGCACCGGTTTGGTTAAATTACCGGTATCTTTTAACGACCTGGTTTTACAAATAAATCAGAATGAACCATCGGAAGCATTTGCAACCGCTTATCTGCAGAGCGCCGAAGAATTTTTAACCGAAATGAAAGCGGCCAGGGAGGCGCTTAAAGCATGA
- a CDS encoding threonine synthase, with protein sequence MLNSGADTMTAGVLTGSLITHLECPNCGRHYSADVIRTVCEDASCLSSLFARYDFTNGLSIDILKGRTATMWRYKEVLPVIHEENVVTLGEGFTPILPLTKLKHLAGDNEVLWKDESGNPTGSFKARGIGAAVSKAKELGIDTIVTPTAGNAGGALAAYAARAGVKAVVYMPKLTPKVFKDECHLYGAQLVEVDGNISDCGRLANEQATANGWFQVSTLKEPYRLEGKKTMGYEIAEQLNWQLPDVILYPTGGGTGLIGLWKAFDEMQQLGWIGNHRPRMVAVQSESCNGIVQAFNGGELSSQFVDGGFTIANGLRVPKPYADKLILKVLRESNGTALSIPDAMMSEALKEIARNEGMLIAPEGAALWQAFKQLKAEQWIKPQEQVLLLNTGSGYKYLENIDV encoded by the coding sequence ATGTTGAACAGTGGAGCTGATACGATGACAGCCGGTGTTTTAACCGGTTCATTAATTACTCATTTAGAATGCCCTAATTGCGGGCGGCATTATAGTGCCGATGTAATACGCACGGTTTGTGAAGATGCCAGTTGCCTGTCATCGTTATTTGCCCGGTATGATTTTACTAACGGCTTATCTATAGATATCTTAAAAGGAAGAACGGCCACCATGTGGCGATATAAAGAGGTGTTGCCTGTTATCCATGAAGAAAATGTGGTTACGCTGGGGGAGGGGTTTACACCCATACTGCCTTTAACCAAACTTAAACATTTAGCCGGTGATAATGAAGTTTTATGGAAAGATGAATCGGGCAACCCAACCGGTTCATTTAAAGCCAGGGGTATCGGGGCGGCCGTATCTAAAGCCAAAGAGTTGGGTATTGACACCATTGTAACTCCTACTGCAGGTAATGCGGGTGGTGCATTGGCCGCCTATGCCGCCAGGGCCGGCGTTAAAGCCGTAGTGTACATGCCTAAACTTACGCCCAAAGTATTTAAAGATGAATGCCACCTGTATGGCGCTCAATTAGTTGAGGTAGATGGTAACATTAGCGATTGCGGGCGCCTGGCTAATGAGCAAGCTACGGCTAATGGCTGGTTCCAGGTGTCTACCTTAAAAGAGCCTTACCGGCTGGAAGGCAAGAAGACCATGGGCTACGAAATTGCCGAACAACTGAACTGGCAACTGCCAGATGTAATTTTGTATCCCACCGGCGGCGGCACCGGGCTGATTGGTTTATGGAAGGCCTTCGATGAAATGCAACAACTGGGCTGGATTGGTAACCATCGCCCGAGGATGGTAGCCGTGCAGTCGGAAAGCTGTAATGGGATAGTGCAGGCATTTAACGGTGGAGAACTATCATCGCAGTTTGTAGATGGTGGTTTTACCATAGCCAACGGCTTGCGTGTGCCTAAGCCTTACGCCGATAAGTTGATATTGAAAGTTTTGCGGGAAAGCAATGGCACAGCCTTAAGCATTCCGGATGCGATGATGAGCGAAGCGTTGAAAGAAATTGCCCGTAACGAAGGTATGCTCATTGCCCCCGAAGGTGCTGCCTTATGGCAGGCGTTTAAACAATTGAAGGCTGAGCAGTGGATTAAACCCCAGGAGCAAGTACTGCTTCTGAATACCGGAAGCGGCTATAAATATCTGGAAAATATTGATGTTTAG
- a CDS encoding SRPBCC domain-containing protein: MERDIKLNWYFEQNPEQVWQCLTNVDLLNQWFMQSDFKAEVGHHFRFVSKPMPAVGWDGIVYSEVLEVVPHQKLIYTWKGGPRPGVINLDTVLTWTLLPQQNGTVLTLEHKGFKGMKNFLSSFMMEKGWKINIERKFMKVLNRYSHAQV; this comes from the coding sequence ATGGAACGCGACATTAAACTAAACTGGTATTTTGAACAAAACCCCGAACAGGTTTGGCAGTGCTTAACTAATGTTGACTTGCTCAATCAATGGTTTATGCAAAGCGATTTTAAGGCCGAAGTTGGGCACCACTTCCGTTTTGTGAGTAAGCCTATGCCAGCGGTTGGCTGGGATGGTATTGTATACAGCGAAGTGCTGGAAGTAGTGCCCCATCAAAAACTGATTTATACCTGGAAGGGCGGACCCAGGCCCGGCGTTATTAATTTAGATACCGTGCTCACCTGGACACTCCTGCCGCAGCAAAATGGTACGGTGCTCACTTTAGAGCATAAGGGCTTTAAGGGTATGAAAAATTTCCTGTCGAGCTTTATGATGGAGAAAGGCTGGAAAATCAACATTGAGCGTAAGTTTATGAAAGTGCTTAACCGGTATAGTCATGCTCAAGTCTAA
- a CDS encoding metalloregulator ArsR/SmtB family transcription factor, which translates to MLKSKSDVFPVIAYPTRRALLVMLAAQALPINALADNFTMSRPAVSKHIKVLNECGLIEIKDAGRERYCSLNQAGFQEVTNWIAYFDSFLERKIQ; encoded by the coding sequence ATGCTCAAGTCTAAATCCGACGTTTTTCCAGTCATTGCATACCCAACCCGCCGGGCCCTCCTGGTAATGCTGGCTGCGCAGGCTCTGCCCATTAATGCCCTGGCCGATAATTTTACCATGAGCCGTCCGGCAGTTTCCAAACATATCAAAGTACTTAACGAGTGCGGCCTGATTGAGATTAAGGATGCAGGGCGCGAACGCTACTGCTCGTTAAACCAGGCCGGATTTCAGGAGGTTACCAACTGGATAGCTTATTTTGACAGTTTTTTGGAAAGAAAAATTCAGTAA
- a CDS encoding SRPBCC domain-containing protein: MANQPYTIEQVYAAPVSRVWQALTDKDQMKQWYFDLAEFKPEVGFTFYFTGGPDGGIKYRHICCITEVIENQKLSYTWSYEGYAGESEVIFEIFDEGECTRLKLTHKGLETFPADNPDFDAKNFAAGWGYLIGTSLKNYLESN; this comes from the coding sequence ATGGCAAACCAACCTTACACTATTGAGCAAGTATATGCAGCACCGGTTTCGCGCGTGTGGCAGGCGCTTACCGATAAAGATCAGATGAAACAATGGTATTTTGACCTGGCCGAGTTTAAACCCGAGGTAGGTTTTACTTTCTACTTTACGGGCGGACCTGATGGCGGCATAAAATACCGCCATATTTGCTGCATAACTGAGGTGATTGAAAACCAAAAGTTGAGCTATACCTGGAGTTATGAGGGTTATGCAGGTGAATCGGAAGTGATTTTTGAGATCTTTGATGAGGGCGAATGCACCCGTTTGAAATTAACCCATAAAGGATTGGAAACCTTCCCGGCTGATAATCCGGATTTTGATGCCAAAAACTTTGCAGCCGGTTGGGGCTACCTCATCGGTACCAGCTTGAAAAACTATCTCGAAAGTAATTAA
- a CDS encoding prolipoprotein diacylglyceryl transferase family protein, giving the protein MHFPVNITIGQSVIPVHFLCETLAYFIGYRYYLYLRRLHHDLISDEHRLLIFVGAAAGAFLGSHLLGVLENPPKLQYADWVYFIGNTTIIGGLLGGLVGVESVKKRIGVRASSGDLMVYPIILSMMIGRTGCFLAGLEDGTYGIASYLPWAINFGDGIYRHPTNLYEIVFWLLLGISLTLFERRHQFANGFRFKLMMVAYLSFRFFIEFIKPAYFFNFGLSVLQLACLAGLIYYYKVFIYPSKISSTYA; this is encoded by the coding sequence TTGCATTTTCCTGTAAATATAACCATAGGCCAGTCAGTAATTCCGGTGCATTTTTTGTGCGAAACGCTGGCTTACTTTATAGGTTATCGCTATTATCTGTATTTACGAAGACTCCATCATGACCTCATCAGTGATGAGCACCGCTTGCTTATTTTTGTAGGTGCCGCGGCCGGTGCTTTTTTAGGATCGCACTTGTTAGGCGTGCTCGAAAACCCTCCAAAACTTCAATATGCCGATTGGGTTTATTTTATAGGTAACACTACCATCATCGGCGGTTTACTGGGAGGACTTGTAGGCGTTGAATCGGTTAAAAAGCGGATAGGAGTAAGAGCATCATCCGGCGATCTGATGGTTTACCCTATCATCCTAAGTATGATGATTGGCCGGACGGGTTGCTTTCTGGCCGGGCTTGAGGATGGCACTTATGGAATTGCCAGCTACTTGCCTTGGGCCATCAATTTTGGCGATGGCATTTACCGGCACCCCACCAACCTTTACGAAATAGTTTTTTGGTTGCTGCTGGGTATTAGCTTAACGCTGTTTGAAAGAAGGCACCAGTTTGCCAATGGGTTCCGATTTAAACTGATGATGGTGGCCTACCTGAGTTTTCGTTTTTTTATCGAATTTATAAAGCCCGCTTATTTTTTTAACTTCGGTTTATCGGTTTTGCAGTTGGCTTGCCTGGCCGGGTTAATCTATTATTACAAAGTATTTATCTATCCTTCAAAAATATCATCAACCTATGCCTGA